From a region of the Cucumis sativus cultivar 9930 chromosome 6, Cucumber_9930_V3, whole genome shotgun sequence genome:
- the LOC105435952 gene encoding uncharacterized protein LOC105435952, translated as MELADIPKSGVIITPAEVNSGLEKSVISDETNRFQYNTKSDSFIIDMDNLSNKEISHNSRISRNFSRKGMLRGGNKIGQDNGDGDEAGGESISPIGGGGSSTLEKQAVVGREELVVGALSHETAISSTQRSSGAEKLSMRRNSFKRSTQPCSWYLDPRKIFLFCATLSCVGTMLLIYLTFSSGLLKVEESESGS; from the exons ATGGAATTGGCGGACATTCCAAAGTCG GGTGTTATTATTACTCCTGCAGAGGTGAATAGTGGGTTAGAAAAGTCAGTGATTTCCGATGAAACAAACAGATTTCAGTACAATACAAAATCTGATAGCTTCATCATCGATATGGACAATCTTTCCAACAAGGAAATTTCTCACAATTCAAGAATTTCa AGGAATTTTAGTAGAAAAGGAATGTTACGTGGCGGAAACAAGATAGGGCAAGATAATGGTGATGGTGATGAAGCAGGAGGAGAGTCCATATCCCCAATAG GGGGAGGAGGGTCGAGCACTCTGGAAAAGCAGGCGGTGGTGGGGAGAGAAGAATTGGTGGTCGGTGCACTGAGCCATGAGACAGCGATTAGTAGCACCCAGAGGAGCAGCGGCGCCGAAAAGCTGAGCATGAGACGAAACAGCTTCAAGCGGTCTACACAACCTTGCAGTTGGTACTTGGACCCCAggaagatttttttgttctgCGCCACACT GTCGTGCGTGGGAACTATGTTGCTGATATACTTGACATTTTCATCTGGATTGCTCAAAGTAGAAGAAAGTGAGTCGGGATCATAG